In the Cellulomonas sp. C5510 genome, TCGGCGGTCGCGTCGCCGACGGTGCCGAGCACCGGCCGGGCGAACGCGCGGGTCGGGGCGAGCGGCAGGGTCGTGCTGATCGCGTTGACGCCGGGCAGCCCGGAGAGCGCCGCGACGTCGTACGCCGGGTCGTCCGCCCGGACCACGATGGCCTCGACGTAGGCCTTCTCCCCGGCGGCGGCCACCTGCGCGGCGTACGCCTCCGCATCCATGCCCAGCGCCGCCGCCAGCCCGCGCGCCGCGCCGTCGGCCTCCTGCGCGGTCACCCGCGTCTTGTCGATGCCGATCCGGTACACCGGGCGGGCCTCCACGAGCACCGCGTCGCCGACACCCAGCACGTCGGCCCGCTCCGCCTGCTCCCGGTGCACCGCCAGCACCTCGGCCGTGGTGAGGTCCGGCGCGAGCGTCATCGTGCTCCACCGGGCGCGCCACTCGTCGTCGACGCGGACCAGGGACGCGTGCGTCGAGTACGTCCAGTCGTCGTCGCTGCTGTCGACGTCCCAGGCGAACGCGAGCTCGACCGTCGCCGCGTCCTCGTCGTCGGCCGCCGGCCGGACGTCGCCCGCGGTGACGGCCGGCACCCACGGGTCGAGCCCCTCGTACGCGGTCGCGCGCTGCTCGCCGGCCTCCGCGGCGGTCGCGCCGTCCAGCGGCACGTCCGCGAAGTCACCGGAGGCGATCGCGGCGGCGAGGGCGTCGGCGGTGTCCTGGCCGTCGTCCGACCCGCCGGAGCACGCCCCGAGCGTCACCACCAGGCCCGCCACGGCCACGACGGCGCCGGTGCGCGACCGGCGGCGCGCGCCGGACGTGCGCCGCCCCGGCACCTCACCGCGCCCCGGCACCTCACCGCGCCCCGTCCGGACGTCCGCCCGTCCCGTCGCCCCTGCCACCGCTCCCCTGCGCCGCACCGGTCCCACGCTCGTCCCTCCGTCGCCGCCCCGCCGTGGGGCACCGCCAGCCTAGGCAGCCTGACCAGCGCCGACAGGCGGTTCCGGACCCGCGTTCGCGGGGGTGCTGTGCCGATCCTGTGCACGACGCCGCGCAGCGCCGTCCCCGGTTGACGGCGGGACCCGCGCTGTCTGGAATGGGTGCATGTCACCTCCCGACCAGCCCTGCAGTCCCGTGCGGCGAGCCCGCACCCCGCGCACCACCGGCCCGCGCACGACCGGTGAGGGGGCTCGCCGCTGATGGACTCCGCGACCTGGGGCAGCATCGGCCTCGTCCTGCTCTTCATCCTGCTCGGCGGCGTCTTCGCCGGCACGGAGATCGCACTGGTCTCCCTGCGCGAGAGCCAGATCAACCGCCTCGAGCGCCAGAGCGCGCGCGGGGCGCGCGTGGCGTCCGTGGCCCGCGACCCGAACCGGTTCCTCGCCGCCGTGCAGATCGGCGTCACCGTCGCCGGGTTCTTCTCGGCCGCGTACGGGGCGTCGACCATCGCCCCGTCCTTCGCCCCGGCACTCGAGGCGCTCGGGCTCTCCGACGCCCTCGCGGGCTCGATCGCGCTCGTCGTGCTGACGCTCGTCATCGCGTACCTGTCGCTGGTGCTCGGCGAGCTGGTGCCCAAGCGCATCGCCCTGCAGCGCTCGGCGAAGGTCGCCCTGCTGGTCGCCCCGCCGCTCGACCGGTTCGCCACGCTCATGCGCCCGGCGATCTGGCTGCTGTCGGCGTCGACGAACCTGCTCGTCCGGCTGTTCGGCGGCGACCCGCACGCCGCCGGCGAGGAGATGTCGGAGGCCGAGCTCCGGGACCTGGTCATCGCGCACCAGGGGCTCCCGGAGGACGAGCGGCGCATCCTCGGCGACGTCTTCGAGGCCACCGACCGGTCCGTCGCCGAGGTGATGCGCCCCCGCGGCGAGGTGCGCTTCCTCGAGGCCGACCTGCTGCTGACCGAGGCGCTCGACCGCGTCCGCGACCAGCCGTGGTCCCGCTACCCGGTCACGGGCGAGGACTTCGACGACGTCCTGGGGTTCCTCCACATCCGCGAGCTGCTCGACACCCCGGCGCGGCCGGACGTGCGGGTGCGCGACGTGATGCGGGAGATCGTCGTGCTGCCGGGGACCAACAAGCTGCTGCCGTCCCTGTCCCGGATGCGGCGTGAGGGCGTGCACATCGCCGTGGTCGTCGACGAGTACGGCGGGACCGACGGCATCGTCACGCTGGAGGACCTCGTCGAGGAGCTCGTCGGGGACATCCGCGACGAGTACGACATGCCCGGGTCCTCCGGCCCCGAGGCCCGCGAGGGCGGGTCCCCCGGCTCGTACGACGCCGGCATCACCATCGAGGAGTTCACCGAGCTGACCGGTGTCGTCCTGGCCGACGGCCCGTACGAGACGGTCGCGGGCTTCGTCGTCGCGCGCCTCGGGCGGCTCGGCGCCGTGGGTGACTCCGTCGAGGTGGACGGCCACCGCCTCGAGGTCACGGCGGTCGACGGCCGGCGCATCGCCCGGATCCGGGTGGTGCCTCCCCCGGAGGAGCCCGCGGCCGGAGCCGCGGCGTCCGTCGGGGGCGCCCCCGACGAGGAGCCCGGCGGCGGCGAGGGCCACGACGCCGACCACCGGCCGTCCCGAGGCGACGCGGCCGGGTGACCCCCCCGCCCGGGCTCGCGTGCACCCCGGATGCGGGCCCGGGCGACGTGGCGCACCCTGGAGCCCACGCGACGCCCGGAGGACCGGGCGGACGGGGCACGGGAGCGGGAGGAGGGCACGGTGACCGACGCGCACCGCCTGCTGCTGGACCCCGCCCCCCGCTCCGTCGCGACCGGTCGGCACTGGGCGGTCCGGGAGGCCGCCCTCGCCCACGCGACACCGGAGGCCGCCCGCACGGTCGAGCTGCTCACCAGCGAGATCCTCACCAACGCGGTGGTGCACTCGCGCCCGCTCCGCCGGATCGCGGTCACCGCCGAGTGCCGCGACGGCTGCGTCCGGGTCGCGGTGACCGACCCCGACCCGACGCTGCCGCTGGTGCGCCCACGGCGGGCCGACCGCCCCGGAGGGAACGGGATGCGGATCGTCGCGCAGCTCGCGAGCAGGTGGGGCATCGACCTCCACCCGGGCGCCGGCAAGACGGTGTGGTTCGAGACCCCGATCGTCCCGATGGGGCTCCGGCCGGCCTGACCTCGGCCGCGATGACGGCCCCGCGGATGGAATGCCCCCGGCCGGACCGTCGTTCGCACCGGGTATGAAGGCTGTCGCGTACGAGACGTTCGGTGGTGCCGAGGTGCTGCGGGTGGTGGACCGCCCGGAGCCGCACGTCGGCCCCGACTCGGTCCTGGTCAAGGTCGTCGCCGTGGGGCTGAACCCCGTCGACTACAAGATCCGCGAGGGGTACCTGCAGGGGCTGATCGACACGCACCTGCCCGCCGTCCCCGCGTGGGACGTGGCGGGCGTGGTCGTGAAGCCCGGGCTGGACACCCCGGAGCTGGTCGCGGGCGACGAGGTGCTGGCCTACGCGCGCAAGGACGTCGTGTCCGACGGCACGCTCGCCGAGTACGTCTCCGTCCCGGTGCGCACGGCGGCGAAGAAGCCGGCCGGGCTCTCGTTCGAGCAGGCCGCGGCGCTGCCCCTGGCCGGCCTCACCGCGCTGCAGACGGTGCGCCGCTCGGGGCTCGGGGCCGGATCGACCGTCCTGGTGCACGCCGCGGCCGGTGGCGTCGGGTCGATCGCGACGCAGCTCGCGGTGCACGCCGGCGCCCGCGTGGTCGGCACCGCCTCGCCCGGCAACCACGACTACCTGCGCGGCCTCGGGGCCGAGCCGGTCGCGTACGGCGACGGCCTGGTCGCCGCCGCCCTCGAGCTCGCTCCCGCGGGCTTCGACGTGGTCCTCGACTACGTGGGCGGCGCGGCCATCGACACGGCGCCGGAGCTGCTCGCCCCGGGCGGCACGGTCGTGTCCGTCACCGACGCGCGGGCGCGCGACGAGCTCGGCGGCCAGTACGTGTGGGTGCGGCCGGACACGACCGACCTCGCCGACCTCGCGGACCTGGCGGCCCGCGGCGTGGTGACGGTCGAGATCTCGCAGACGTTCGACCTGGAGCACGCCGCCGACGCGTACCGCGCGCTCGAGACCGGGCACACCCGCGGCAAGATCGTCGTCACGGTCTGACGGCACCC is a window encoding:
- a CDS encoding NADP-dependent oxidoreductase — protein: MKAVAYETFGGAEVLRVVDRPEPHVGPDSVLVKVVAVGLNPVDYKIREGYLQGLIDTHLPAVPAWDVAGVVVKPGLDTPELVAGDEVLAYARKDVVSDGTLAEYVSVPVRTAAKKPAGLSFEQAAALPLAGLTALQTVRRSGLGAGSTVLVHAAAGGVGSIATQLAVHAGARVVGTASPGNHDYLRGLGAEPVAYGDGLVAAALELAPAGFDVVLDYVGGAAIDTAPELLAPGGTVVSVTDARARDELGGQYVWVRPDTTDLADLADLAARGVVTVEISQTFDLEHAADAYRALETGHTRGKIVVTV
- a CDS encoding ATP-binding protein, yielding MTDAHRLLLDPAPRSVATGRHWAVREAALAHATPEAARTVELLTSEILTNAVVHSRPLRRIAVTAECRDGCVRVAVTDPDPTLPLVRPRRADRPGGNGMRIVAQLASRWGIDLHPGAGKTVWFETPIVPMGLRPA
- a CDS encoding hemolysin family protein — encoded protein: MDSATWGSIGLVLLFILLGGVFAGTEIALVSLRESQINRLERQSARGARVASVARDPNRFLAAVQIGVTVAGFFSAAYGASTIAPSFAPALEALGLSDALAGSIALVVLTLVIAYLSLVLGELVPKRIALQRSAKVALLVAPPLDRFATLMRPAIWLLSASTNLLVRLFGGDPHAAGEEMSEAELRDLVIAHQGLPEDERRILGDVFEATDRSVAEVMRPRGEVRFLEADLLLTEALDRVRDQPWSRYPVTGEDFDDVLGFLHIRELLDTPARPDVRVRDVMREIVVLPGTNKLLPSLSRMRREGVHIAVVVDEYGGTDGIVTLEDLVEELVGDIRDEYDMPGSSGPEAREGGSPGSYDAGITIEEFTELTGVVLADGPYETVAGFVVARLGRLGAVGDSVEVDGHRLEVTAVDGRRIARIRVVPPPEEPAAGAAASVGGAPDEEPGGGEGHDADHRPSRGDAAG